A section of the Primulina eburnea isolate SZY01 chromosome 1, ASM2296580v1, whole genome shotgun sequence genome encodes:
- the LOC140811705 gene encoding uncharacterized protein, which produces MSNPILLLLASQVLTGENFSKWKSNMNILLINESYHFVLKEDCPPVPPANASRTVSQAYNNWIVANNKARCYLLAAMNEVLRTKHEAFETAKEIMESLQQMFGRPSEQARYEAVKAVMNCKMKNGSSVREHVLKMINHFNDADINGANIDEKTQVGMILETLSPAFLQFRTNYVMNHRTCNMTELLNELQSYESLIDDNNGKANVAEANVAVGKASSSKNKKKKNVGKFKGKKKIQKKNWKGAEPKPKGKCFHCNVDGHWKRNCKKYLDELKQKKKQDAGVVQGS; this is translated from the exons ATGTCAAATCCTATTCTACTTCTTCTTGCATCGCAAGTTTTGACTGgtgaaaatttttctaaatggaAAAGCAACATGAATATCCTCTTGATCAATGAAAGTTACCATTTTGTCCTCAAGGAGGATTGTCCTCCAGTGCCTCCAGCTAATGCTTCAAGGACTGTGTCACAAGCATATAACAATTGGATTGTTGCAAACAACAAGGCACGTTGCTACCTGTTAGCAGCAATGAATGAAGTGCTTAGAACTAAGCATGAAGCCTTTGAGACTGCTAAAGAGATTATGGAATCTCTACAACAAATGTTTGGACGTCCATCTGAACAAGCACGCTATGAAGCTGTGAAAGCAGTTATGAATTGCAAGATGAAGAACGGTTCTTCAGTTCGTGAGCATGTGTTGAAAATGATTAATCATTTCAATGATGCTGATATCAATGGTGCGAACATTGATGAAAAAACACAAGTTGGCATGATCCTAGAGACACTTTCTCCTGCTTTTCTCCAATTTAGGACAAACTATGTTATGAATCATAGGACATGTAATATGACAGAACTCCTAAATGAGCTGCAAAGTTATGAATCTCTGATAGATGATAACAATGGCAAGGCAAATGTTGCCGAAGCTAATGTGGCTGTGGGAAAAGCTTCTTCTTCTAAgaataaaaagaagaaaaatgtgGGAAAGTTTAAGGGCAAgaaaaagattcaaaagaaGAATTGGAAGGGTGCTGAACCCAAACCAAAAGGAAAATGTTTCCATTGCAACGTGGATGGCCATTGGAAAAGGAACTGTAAGAAGTACCTTGATGAGCTGaaacaaaaaaagaaacaaG ATGCTGGAGTCGTCCAGGGATCTTGA